The window TTCACCCGCCGAGGCGCCCTCGCCCGCACCGTCGTCGTCAACGTCGCCTCCACCGAACCCGCCCCGGACGGCACCGCCCTGCCCGCCAGCTCGCTGTACGCGGCGGCCGCCCTGCGCGCGGGCTGCCCGTACGTCAACTTCACGCCGTCGACCGGGCTGCACCACCCCGCGCTCGCCGCCGAGGCCCGTGCCTCCGCCCTGCCCTACGCGGGCCGCGACGGCAAGACCGGGCAGACCCTGCTGCGATCCGTGCTCGGCCCGATGTTCGCGCAGCGCGCGCTGCGCGTGCTGGCCTGGTCCGGAACGAACCTCCTCGGCGGCGGCGACGGCGCCGCCCTCGCCGACCCCGCCGCCGCCGCGGCCAAGAACTCCGGCAAGGAACGGGTCCTCGCGGACACCCTGGGCACGGTCCCCGAGGGAGAGGTGCACATCGACGACGTGCCCGCCCTCGGCGACTGGAAGACCGCCTGGGACCACATCGCCTTCGAGGGCTTCCTCGGCTCCCGGATGACCCTCCAGACCACCTGGCAGGGATGCGACTCGGCGCTCGCCGCGCCCCTGGTCCTCGACCTGGCCCGGCTGCTGGCCCGCGCCCACGAACGCGGACTGACCGGTCCGCGCCCCGAACTCGGCTTCTACTTCAAGGATCCCGACCCGGGCGCCCCCGCCGCGCTGGGGGAGCAGTACGCCGCGCTCCTGGACTTCGGCCGACGGCTGGGGGACCAGTGATGACCCGCCACGGTCTGGTGGCCATCGCCCTGGCGGTGACCGTCGCCGCCGTCGTCGGAGCGCGCGGGTCCTCGGCCCGTGGCCGCCCGCGCCCCCGGCAGGCGGCCGACCCGTCGGAGGGACCATCGCGGCCCGGGCGGGCGGACGACGATCCCGTCGTGTCCGACGACCCGGCAGCCACCCCCACAGCCCCCCGTCCCGCCGCGGACTCCGTCCCCGCACCCACCCGCCCCCCGCACCCATCCCAGCGCCCCGCCCTCGGCACCCCCGCCGACTGGGTCGAACTGCTGCGGCTGCCCGCCCTGTTCACCGTCCCCGGTGACGCCCTCGCCGGGGCCGCGGCGGCGGGCCGCGCCCCCGGGGCCCGTACGCTCCTCGCCATCGGTTCGTCCCTGTGCCTCTACCAGGCGGGCATGGCGCTCAACGACTGGGCGGACCGCGCCGAGGACGCCGCCGAGCGCCCGCACCGGCCGCTCCCGTCCGGGCGGATCGCCCCCGGAGCCGCGCTCGCCGCGGCCGGCGCGCTCACCGCCCTGGGCCTCGCGCTCGCCGCCCGCGCAGGCCGGCCCGCGCTCACCGTCGCCGTACCGCTCGCCGTCACGGTCTGGGCGTACGACCTCGGACTGAAGCGGAACTGGGCGGGGCCGCCGGCGATGGCGGCGGCCCGGAGCCTCGACCTCGTACTCGGTGCCGCAGCGAGCGGCGGCCGGGTCCGCGACGCCGTACCGTCCGCCGCCGCCCTCGGTGTCCACACCCTGGCCGTCACGGCCGTCTCCCGCCGCGAGACCCAGGGCGGTTCCGCCGCCGTACCGCTCGCGGCCCTCGCGGTCACCTCCGGCGTCGCGTACGCACTGGCCCCGCCCGCCGTGGCCCTCCGGCTCCCGGTGGACCGAGGTGGAGCAGCCCCCCTCGGTCCGCCGGGCCTCACCCCCGCACCGGGCGGTGCGCTCCGTGCGGCCCTCGCGCTCGGCTACGCCGCCACCGTCGCCCGCCCCCTCGCCCACGCCGTCCTCAACCCCTCCCCGCCGCTCACCCAGCGGGCCGTCGGCGGCGGCATCCGCGCCATGATCCCGCTCCAGGCCGCGCTGTCCGCCCGCGCGGGCGCACCGGTCACCGCCCTGTGCACGGCCGCCCTGGCGCCTCTGGCCCGAAGGTTCGCGAGGAAGGTGAGCGTCACGTGAGCCCCGGCCCCGCCACGGACCTCCGCTTCGGTTACGGCACCAACGGCCTCGCGGACCTGCGCCTCGACGACGCCCTCGGCCTGCTCGCCGACCTCGGCTACGACGGCGTCGGACTGACCCTCGACCACATGCACCTCGACCCGCTCGCCCCCGACCTGGCCGCCCGCACCCGCCGGGTCGCGCACCGGCTGGACGCGCTCGGCCTGGGCGTGACGGTGGAGACGGGCGCCCGCTATGTGCTCGACCCCCGCCGCAAGCACGGCCCCTCCCTCCTGGACGAGGACCCGGAGGACCGCGCCCGGCGCGCCGACCTGCTGCTGCGGGCCGTACGGGTGGCCGCCGGCCTCGGCGCGCACGCCGTGCACTGCTTCAGCGGCATCACCCCGCCCGGCACCGACCGGGACACGGCGTGGAAACGTTTCGCCGAGTCCCTGGTTCCCGTCCTGGAGGCCGCCGGCGCCTCCGGTGTCCACCTCGCCGTGGAGCCCGAGCCCGGTCATCTCCTCGCCACCCTCGCCGACTTCCACCAGCTGCGCCGCACCCTCGGCGACCCCGACAACCTGGGCCTCACCCTCGACATCGGCCACTGCCAGTGCCTCGAACCCCTCCCTCCGGCCGAGTGCGTCCGTGCCGCAGCGCCGTGGCTGCGGCACGTCCAGATCGAGGACATGCGCCGCGGCGTGCACGAACACCTCCCCTTCGGGGACGGCGACATCGACTTCCCGCCCGTGCTCGCCGCGCTGGCCGCCACCGGCTACCAGGGCCTGACCGTCGTGGAACTGCCCCGGCACTCCCACGCCGGGCCGCACTACGCCGAGCTGTCCCTGCCGTACCTCCGCCGCGCGGCCACCGCCGCCACACGTAGGGGCGAGTGTCCGGCCCCCGAGCATCAGGTCACCCCAGAAGGGAGCACCCGATGACCCACCCGCACGACATCGGCTCCGGCACCGCGGGCACCCCCACGGCCGGTACCGCCCCCGGCCCGGCCCCGGCGGACGAGTTGCGTGCCCGTACGGACGCCGGGCTCGCCCCGGCCGCACGGGCCTGGCTCGGCCAGGCGCTCGACGAGGCCGCCACCCACCGCGGCACCCACGGGCCGATCTCCGTGTGGGAGCTGCGCCTGGCCGAGGCCGGCCGCCGCTGCGGCCCCGCCCACGCCGACGCCGCCCGCGTCCTCATCCTGCACGCGGCCCGCGCCGACCTGGACGCCCTCACCCGGGTCTACCGCCAGGGCACCGCCGACGAACGCCGCGCCGTCCTTCGCGCCCTGCCCCGCCTCGTGCCCGGCCCCGACGCCCTCCCGCTCGTCGAGGACGCGCTGCGCACCAACGACACCCGGCTGCTCGCCGCCGCCGTCGGCCCGTACGCCGCCCGGCACCTGGCGCCGCACGCATGGCGGCACGCCGTGCTGAAGTGCCTGTTCACCGGCGTGTCCGTGGACAGCGTCGCCGACCTGGGCCGCCGCGCCCGCGGCGACGCCGAACTCGCCCGCATGCTCGGCGACTACGCCGCCGAACGCACCGCGGCGGGCCGCCAGGTCCCCGAGGACCTGCACCGCGTCCTGACCCTGACCGAGCCCGACACCGCGCCGCACGGCCAGGTCGACCCCCACGGCAAGGAGTCCTGATGCGCATCTTCGATCCCCACATCCACATGACGTCCAGGACCACCGACGACTACGAGGCCATGCACGCCGCCGGCGTCCGCGCCCTCGTGGAACCGGCCTTCTGGCTCGGCCAGCCCCGCACCTCGGCTGCCTCCTTCCTCGACTACTTCGACTCCCTGATCGGCTGGGAACCCTTCCGCGCCGCCCAGTACGGCATCGCCCACCACTGCACCATCGCCCTGAACCCCAAGGAGGCCAACGACCCGCGCTGCCTGCCCGTCCTAGACGAACTGCCCCGCTACCTCGTCAAGGACCAGGTCGTCGCCGTGGGCGAGATCGGCTACGACTCGATGACGCCCGAGGAGGACACCGCCCTCACCACGCAGTTGCAGCTCGCCGCCGACCACGGGCTGCCCGCCCTCGTCCACACCCCGCACCGCGACAAGCTCGCCGGGCTGCGCCGCACCCTGGACGTCGTGCGGGAGTCGGCGCTGCCCATGGACCGCGTCCTGGTCGACCACCTCAACGAGACCACCGTCAAGGAGGCCAAGGACAGCGGCTGCTGGCTCGGCTTCTCCGTCTACCCCGACACCAAGATGGACGAGGAGCGGATGGTCGCGATCCTGCGCGCCCACGGCCCCGAACGGGTTCTCGTCAACTCCGCCGCAGACTGGGGCAGAAGCGACCCCCTCAAGACCCGCAAGGTGGGCGACCTGATGCTCACCGAGGGCTTCACCGAGGACGAGGTGGACCGCGTACTGTGGCGCAACCCCGTCGAGTTCTACGGCCTCAGCGGCCGGCTGAGCCTCGACGTCGCCGCGCCCGGCGCCACCCACGAGGGCAACAGCATCCTGCGCGGCGGGGAGTGAGCGATGCGCTTCCGGCACCCCGACGGCTCCACCGTCCACCTCGCCTACTGCACCAACGTCCACCCCGCCGAGACCCTCGACGGCGTCGTGGCCCAACTGCGCGACCACTGCGAGCCCGTACGCCGCCGCCTGGGCCGCGACCGCCTCGGCATCGGCCTGTGGCTCGCCCGGGACGCCGCCCGCACCCTCGACACCGACCCGTCCGCGCTGCGCGCCCTGCGCGCCGAACTCGACGGGCACGGCCTCGAGGTGGTCACCCTCAACGGCTTCCCCTACCAGGGCTTCGGCGCCGAAGAGGTCAAGTACCGTGTCTACAAGCCGGACTGGGCCGACGCCGCACGCCTCGACCACACCACCGCGCTCGCCCGCATCCTCGCCGGCCTCCTCCCGGACGACGTCAAAGAGGGCAGCATCTCCACCCTGCCGCTGGCCTGGCGCACCGCGTACGACGACACCCGCGCCGAGCAGGCCCGCACCGCACTGCGCACTCTCGCCCAACGCCTCGACGCCCTTGAGGAGTTGACGGGACGCTCCATCCGGGTGGGCCTGGAACCCGAACCGGGCTGCGTCGTCGAGACCACCCACGACGCCATCGCCCCGCTCACCGCGATCGGCCACGAGCGCATCGGGATCTGCGTCGACACCTGCCACCTCGCCACCTCCTTCGAGGACCCGCACACCGCCCTGGACGCCCTCACCGCGGCCGGCGTCCCCGTCGTCAAGTCCCAGCTGTCCGCCGCCCTGCACGCCGAGCAGCCCCATCTGCCCGAGGTCCGCGAGGCCCTCGCCGCCTTCGACGAGCCCCGCTTCCTCCACCAGACCCGTACGGTCACCGCCGCAGGCCTGCACGGCACCGACGACCTCGGCACCGCCCTCGGCGGCGACGTCCTGCCGGACTCCGCCCCCTGGCGCGCCCACTTCCACGTCCCCCTGCACGCGGCGCCCGCCGAACCCCTCACCTCCACCCTCCCGGTCCTCAAGGCCGCCCTCACACGGCTCGTCGGCGGCCCGCGGCCGCTCACCCGCCACCTGGAGGTCGAGACCTACACCTGGCAGGCGCTCCCGCCCGAACTGCGCCCCCGCGACCGCGGCCGCCTCGCCGACGGCATCGCCGCCGAACTCGCCCTCGCCCGCGACCTGCTGACCGACCTCGGCCTGAAGGAACTGCCATGACCCGGCCCCAGGGACCGACACCCCTGCTCGTCCTGGACGTCGTCGGTCTCACCCCGCGCATCCTCGACCACATGCCCCACCTCAGGACGCTCGGCCAGTCGGGCTCGCGCGCCGCGCTCGGCACCGTCCTGCCCGCCGTCACCTGCGCCGCGCAATCCACCTTCCTCACCGGCACCATGCCCGCCGAGCACGGAATCGTCGGCAACGGCTGGTACTTCCGCGAACTCGGCGACGTCCTGCTGTGGCGGCAGCACAACGGCCTCGTCGCCGGCGACAAGCTGTGGGACGCGGCCCGCCGTGCCCACCCCGGCTACACGGTCGCCAACATCTGCTGGTGGTACGCCATGGGCGCCGACACCGACATCACCGTCACCCCGCGACCCGTCTACTACGCCGACGGCCGCAAGGAGCCCGACTGCTACACCCGGCCCCCGGCCCTGCACGACGAACTCACCGAGAAACTCGGCACGTTCCCCCTGTTCCACTTCTGGGGCCCCGGCGCCGACCTCGTCTCCAGCCAGTGGATCATCGACGCCACCCGCCACATCCTGCGCACCCGCCGACCCGACCTGGCGCTCTGCTACCTGCCCCACCTCGACTACGACCTGCAGCGCTACGGCCCCGACGACCCGCGCTCCCTGCAAGCGGCGGCCGACCTCGACGCGGCCATGGCCCCGCTCCTGGACGACGCCCGCGCCGAGGGCCGTACCGTCGTCGTGCTGTCCGAGTACGGCATCACCCGCGCCGACCGGCCCGTCGACATCAACCGCGCCCTGCGCCGGGCCGGCCTGCTCGAAGTGCACACCCAGGACGGCATGGAGTACCTCGACCCGATGGCCTCCCGCGCCTTCGCCGTCGCCGACCACCAGATCGCCCACGTATACGTGCGCCGCCCCGAGGACCTGGACGCCACCCGGGCCGCCCTCGACGGACTGCCCGGCATCGAGAAACTCCTCGACGACGAGGGCAAGAAGGCCCACCACCTCGACCACCCGCGCTCCGGCGAACTCGTCGCCGTCGCCGAGCCGGACGCCTGGTTCACGTACTACTACTGGCTCGACGACGAGCGCGCGCCCGACTTCGCGCAGCTCGTCGAGATCCACCGCAAACCCGGTTACGACCCGGTCGAGCTCTTCATGGATCCGCACGACCCCTATGTGAAGGTCAAGGCCGCGACCGCCGTGGCCCGCAAGAAGCTCGGCCTGCGCTACCGCATGGCGGTCGTGCCACTCGACGCCTCACCCATCCGCGGCAGCCACGGCCGCCTGCCCGCGAGCGACGACGACGGTCCGCTCCTCCTGTGCTCCACCCCCCGCGCCGTCGGCGACCGCATCGCGGCCACCGACGTGAAGTCCCTCCTGCTCCACCTCGCCGGTCTCGGCCACGCAGACCCCAAGCCCGAAGAGAGGCACCCGTGAACGACATCCAAGCCACCGACCACGGCACCGACGAACAGCTGCGCCGCAGCCTGGGCATCGGCCGCCGCAGCTTCCTCAGCACCTGCACCGCCGTCGCGGCCGGGGCACTCGCCGCACCCGTCCTCGGCGCGGCCCCCGTGCTGGCGGCCCCCGCCGAGTCGAACGGCAAGGCCAAGGGCCACCTGCTCGTCCCCGAGGACAAGCGCGGCATCATCCTCTACACCGTGCGCGACGCCACCGGCCGCGACCCGTACTCCACCAGCCTGCCCTCAGGCTTCCGCGCCGTGTTCGAGCAACTGGCCCGGTTCGGCTACCGGCAGGTGGAGTTCGCGGGCTACGGCCAGCACGCCAACGCCCCCGGCGGCGCCAACCTGGAGAACGTCGAGGGCGCCCGGCTGCTGCGCCGCTGGCTGGACGAGTACGGGCTGCGGGCGCAGGGCAACCACGGCTTCATCCCGGGCTCCTGGCCGCTGACCACCGGTGACCTGGACACCTTCAAGAAGCACCTGGAGATCGCCAACATCCTCGGCATGCAGCACGTGGGCACCGGCAACGACCCCACCGGCAGCAACTACAAGGCCGACTGGGACGCCGCGGCGGAGAAGTGGCACGCCCTCGGCGAGATCGCCCGCCGCGCCGGGCTCAAGCTCTACACCCACAACCACGACGCCGCCTACGGCTTCCTGCTCGACGGCGGCCCGCTCGACGCGCAGGGCCGCCCGACCCGCAGCTCCGGCATCCGCAAGCTGGAGTACTTCCTGTCCATCACCGACCCGAAGCTGATCTGGCTGGAGATGGACATCTTCTGGGCGCACGTGGCCCAGTACAAGTTCCGCACCTACACCGACCACGACGGGGCCACCCGGCAGAACATCTTCGACCCGGCCGGGCTGGTCACCCGCCACAACAAGCGCTACCCGCTGTTCCACGCCAAGGACGGCGTCATCAACAACACCAGCGGACAGGGCTACGACATGGTCCCGTTCGGCACCGGCGTCATCGACTACACCACCTTCTTCACCCGGGTCGGCGACCCGAACTACCACCACCCGATGGTCGAGCAGGACAACGCCCCGAGCTCCACCGACCCGGCTCAGTCGCTGGAACACGCACGGATCGGCTACCGGAACATGGCCGCGCTGCGCCGCAAGTAACGAACGGAAAGGGGCCCTCCCCGCGACCGCGGGGAGGGCCCCTCCCGAGGGTGGATACGCAGGTGAAACGCACTCCGAAAGCTTGGTATTGTTATCCATGTCGCCGCGGGGAACACCCCCGGTCAGGCGGCAGACACCCGGTCCGGGTGGCGGAATGGCAGACGCGCTAGCTTGAGGTGCTAGTGCCCTTTATCGGGCGTGGGGGTTCAAGTCCCCCCTCGGACACTCTCTGTAACGATGAACGAGGACCACGACCTTACGGTCGCGGTCCTCGTCGCGTTGTCGGTGCCGGCGCGGTGCGTCCGGCGCGGGTTCAGTCGCGGATGGCGTCCAGGGCCATCAGTGCCACCTCCAGCGAGACACAGACGTCCTCGGAGTCCAGGTCGACGTCGAGGATGCGGCCGATGCGGGTGAGGCTCTCGTACATCCAGGCGCGTGAGACATGGGCCGCCTCGGCCGCGGCGGTCTTGTTCCGGCCGGATTCCAGGTAGGCATGCAGCAGCGGCACCAGCGACGTGCCGTTCTTCTCGTCGTACACCAGCAGTGGCCGCAGTTCGCGTTCCGCGAAGGTCTGCAGTCGCGCGTCGTCGCGCAGGAGCTGGAGGAGGCCGCGCAGTCGCAGATCCGGGAGGCGGTAGTACAGCCGCCGGTCCGGCAGCCGGGTTGCGGCGTCGGCGACCTGGAGCGTGCTCAGGAGGGCGCGCCGTACCTCGGAGACGGAGGAGACGTAGTCGCCCACGGCCATGATGTAACGATTCTGCGGGATGCCTTGGTGGACCCTGGCCGCGAGCCGTTCGATCGTCGTCGTGGGGTCCTCGCGGGGCCCGAGCGAGACCAGTACGCCGATCACGGTCTCCTCGACCGGGCCGACCAGCGCCAGCAGACCGAGCTCGCGGACCGCGTCGGTGGCCACCTGGGCGGTGGTGCGCAGGACGGACTGCCGGTCGAACGCGTTGTCGGGCAGGGTCTCGCGGGTACGCAGGACCATCGGAAGGAGACGGCGGCCGTCGAGCGGCACACCGATGGCCCGCGCCTCCAGGGCGATCTCCGCGCTCGTCCGCTGG of the Streptomyces sp. NBC_01788 genome contains:
- a CDS encoding nucleotide pyrophosphatase/phosphodiesterase family protein, whose amino-acid sequence is MTRPQGPTPLLVLDVVGLTPRILDHMPHLRTLGQSGSRAALGTVLPAVTCAAQSTFLTGTMPAEHGIVGNGWYFRELGDVLLWRQHNGLVAGDKLWDAARRAHPGYTVANICWWYAMGADTDITVTPRPVYYADGRKEPDCYTRPPALHDELTEKLGTFPLFHFWGPGADLVSSQWIIDATRHILRTRRPDLALCYLPHLDYDLQRYGPDDPRSLQAAADLDAAMAPLLDDARAEGRTVVVLSEYGITRADRPVDINRALRRAGLLEVHTQDGMEYLDPMASRAFAVADHQIAHVYVRRPEDLDATRAALDGLPGIEKLLDDEGKKAHHLDHPRSGELVAVAEPDAWFTYYYWLDDERAPDFAQLVEIHRKPGYDPVELFMDPHDPYVKVKAATAVARKKLGLRYRMAVVPLDASPIRGSHGRLPASDDDGPLLLCSTPRAVGDRIAATDVKSLLLHLAGLGHADPKPEERHP
- a CDS encoding TatD family hydrolase, with the translated sequence MRIFDPHIHMTSRTTDDYEAMHAAGVRALVEPAFWLGQPRTSAASFLDYFDSLIGWEPFRAAQYGIAHHCTIALNPKEANDPRCLPVLDELPRYLVKDQVVAVGEIGYDSMTPEEDTALTTQLQLAADHGLPALVHTPHRDKLAGLRRTLDVVRESALPMDRVLVDHLNETTVKEAKDSGCWLGFSVYPDTKMDEERMVAILRAHGPERVLVNSAADWGRSDPLKTRKVGDLMLTEGFTEDEVDRVLWRNPVEFYGLSGRLSLDVAAPGATHEGNSILRGGE
- a CDS encoding sugar phosphate isomerase/epimerase family protein, translated to MSPGPATDLRFGYGTNGLADLRLDDALGLLADLGYDGVGLTLDHMHLDPLAPDLAARTRRVAHRLDALGLGVTVETGARYVLDPRRKHGPSLLDEDPEDRARRADLLLRAVRVAAGLGAHAVHCFSGITPPGTDRDTAWKRFAESLVPVLEAAGASGVHLAVEPEPGHLLATLADFHQLRRTLGDPDNLGLTLDIGHCQCLEPLPPAECVRAAAPWLRHVQIEDMRRGVHEHLPFGDGDIDFPPVLAALAATGYQGLTVVELPRHSHAGPHYAELSLPYLRRAATAATRRGECPAPEHQVTPEGSTR
- the eboE gene encoding metabolite traffic protein EboE produces the protein MRFRHPDGSTVHLAYCTNVHPAETLDGVVAQLRDHCEPVRRRLGRDRLGIGLWLARDAARTLDTDPSALRALRAELDGHGLEVVTLNGFPYQGFGAEEVKYRVYKPDWADAARLDHTTALARILAGLLPDDVKEGSISTLPLAWRTAYDDTRAEQARTALRTLAQRLDALEELTGRSIRVGLEPEPGCVVETTHDAIAPLTAIGHERIGICVDTCHLATSFEDPHTALDALTAAGVPVVKSQLSAALHAEQPHLPEVREALAAFDEPRFLHQTRTVTAAGLHGTDDLGTALGGDVLPDSAPWRAHFHVPLHAAPAEPLTSTLPVLKAALTRLVGGPRPLTRHLEVETYTWQALPPELRPRDRGRLADGIAAELALARDLLTDLGLKELP
- a CDS encoding EboA domain-containing protein, encoding MTHPHDIGSGTAGTPTAGTAPGPAPADELRARTDAGLAPAARAWLGQALDEAATHRGTHGPISVWELRLAEAGRRCGPAHADAARVLILHAARADLDALTRVYRQGTADERRAVLRALPRLVPGPDALPLVEDALRTNDTRLLAAAVGPYAARHLAPHAWRHAVLKCLFTGVSVDSVADLGRRARGDAELARMLGDYAAERTAAGRQVPEDLHRVLTLTEPDTAPHGQVDPHGKES
- a CDS encoding inositol-3-phosphate synthase is translated as MSAEPSVSPSRTGVWLIGARGSVATTAVTGCAAVSAGLHPTAGLVTETEPFAASGLPALSSLVFGGHDTMDCPLPKRAETLADGGVLPHGLPSAVHSELAAADGEIRPGGPLPGDTRSDEALIDALAADIRDFTRRGALARTVVVNVASTEPAPDGTALPASSLYAAAALRAGCPYVNFTPSTGLHHPALAAEARASALPYAGRDGKTGQTLLRSVLGPMFAQRALRVLAWSGTNLLGGGDGAALADPAAAAAKNSGKERVLADTLGTVPEGEVHIDDVPALGDWKTAWDHIAFEGFLGSRMTLQTTWQGCDSALAAPLVLDLARLLARAHERGLTGPRPELGFYFKDPDPGAPAALGEQYAALLDFGRRLGDQ
- a CDS encoding SCO3242 family prenyltransferase; the protein is MTRHGLVAIALAVTVAAVVGARGSSARGRPRPRQAADPSEGPSRPGRADDDPVVSDDPAATPTAPRPAADSVPAPTRPPHPSQRPALGTPADWVELLRLPALFTVPGDALAGAAAAGRAPGARTLLAIGSSLCLYQAGMALNDWADRAEDAAERPHRPLPSGRIAPGAALAAAGALTALGLALAARAGRPALTVAVPLAVTVWAYDLGLKRNWAGPPAMAAARSLDLVLGAAASGGRVRDAVPSAAALGVHTLAVTAVSRRETQGGSAAVPLAALAVTSGVAYALAPPAVALRLPVDRGGAAPLGPPGLTPAPGGALRAALALGYAATVARPLAHAVLNPSPPLTQRAVGGGIRAMIPLQAALSARAGAPVTALCTAALAPLARRFARKVSVT
- a CDS encoding sugar phosphate isomerase/epimerase family protein, which translates into the protein MNDIQATDHGTDEQLRRSLGIGRRSFLSTCTAVAAGALAAPVLGAAPVLAAPAESNGKAKGHLLVPEDKRGIILYTVRDATGRDPYSTSLPSGFRAVFEQLARFGYRQVEFAGYGQHANAPGGANLENVEGARLLRRWLDEYGLRAQGNHGFIPGSWPLTTGDLDTFKKHLEIANILGMQHVGTGNDPTGSNYKADWDAAAEKWHALGEIARRAGLKLYTHNHDAAYGFLLDGGPLDAQGRPTRSSGIRKLEYFLSITDPKLIWLEMDIFWAHVAQYKFRTYTDHDGATRQNIFDPAGLVTRHNKRYPLFHAKDGVINNTSGQGYDMVPFGTGVIDYTTFFTRVGDPNYHHPMVEQDNAPSSTDPAQSLEHARIGYRNMAALRRK